The stretch of DNA CGCCTCGACGCGACAGACCCGCAATGGCCCATCATGCACGCGGTTCTTGACGGCGTGTCCCGCGATCAACTGATGGCCCGCCACAAGGCGAACCACGCCCAGGTCGTCTACGCCCCCGATGCACAGACCGCAGACAAGGCCCTTCTTGCCAAGGCTGCGCTCTTCGCCGAACTCGGCGTCATCGTGCACCTCTGCGGAGACGTCGCGATCTGATCCACACTCGCGAGCAGAGGAAACGCCCGTCCCCGATCGGGACGGGCGTTTCGTTGTGCCTTGGAGCTATCCGCCGATCCATCCTTCGATCGGTCCGCGCACGAAGAAGACCAGGAAGCCTGCAGCGACGACCCAGAGCAGCGGGCTGATCCCCGAGGCCTTGCCGGAGAGCGAACGCACGAGCACATAGCTGACGAAGCCCGCACCGATGCCGTTGGCGATCGAGTAGGTGAGCGGCATGATCACGATGGTGAGGAACACCGGCAGCACGATCGAAAACTCGCTGAAATCGATGAAGCGGATCTGCGACACCATGAGCGCTCCTACGATAACCAGGGCCGCACCGGCGACCTCCAGCGGCACGATCTGAGTCAACGGCGTGAAGAACATCGCCCCGAGGAACAGCACACCCGTGATGATGTTGGCGAAACCGGTGCGCGCCCCGTCGCCGATTCCGGCGGCCGACTCCACAAAGACAGTGTTGGACGACGCTGAGGCTGCCCCACCGGCCACAGCCCCCACACCCTCGACGATCAGAGCGGACTTCAGTCGCGGGAAGTTGCCGTTTTTGTCGGCCAAACCCGACTCGTTGGCGAGTCCGGTCATGGTGCCCATGGCATCGAAGAAGTTGGTGAAGACGAGAGTGAAGACAAGCATGACCGCTGCGAGCACGCCGATCCGTTCGAACGCACCGAAGCTCACTTGTCCGACCAGGCTGAGGTCAGGCAGCGACACGATCTGGTTGGGCAGCACGGGAGCGTTGAGGTTCCAGCCGTCGGGGTTCGTACCCAGCGACGGCCCCACCGTGAAGATGGCTTCGAGGATGACGGCGACGATCGTGGTCGTCACGATTCCGATCAGCAATGCGGCCTTGACCTTGCGTGCCATCAGCACGCCGATGATGATGAGGCCGAGAACAAACGTGGCGGTGGGCAAGCTGACAACCGAACCGTTGTCGCCAAGCTGAACCGGCGGCGAGTTGGCACCGGTGGCACGCACGAAGCCGGAGTCGACCAGGCCGATGAACGCGATGAACATTCCGATGCCCACGGTAATCGCGATCTTGAGTTGCTGCGGAACAGCGGTGAAGATCATCGCACGGAGGCCGGTCGAGGCTAGCAACACGATGATGAGGCCGTTGATCACGACGAGGCCCATTGCCTCGGGCCAGGTCACCTGGTGCACGACGCTCACGGCGAGGAATGAGTTGATGCCGAGGCCGGCCGCGAAGCCAAACGGCAGGCGAGCAATGGCACCGAACAGGATCGTCATCACACCGGCTGTGAGCGCCGTGACCGCGGCGACCTGCGCATTCGGTAGCCAGTTGCCGACCACGTCGACCGCAGCCTGGTCGGCGCTGAAGCCCCCCAGGATGAGTGGGTTGAGAATGACGATGTATGCCATCGTGACAAAAGTCACCAGACCACCGCGGAATTCCCGCCCCCAGGTCGAACCGCGAGTGCTGATCTCAAAGTAGGTGTCGAATCGGGCCTTCAGACCCGAGTTCGATGAGGATGCGGGCGTGGGGGTCTGTGTGCTGGAAATGATTTTCTCCTGAAGCCAGAACAGCGGATTCTCAAGGAATAAGTATAAATGCTTGACTTGCACTCGAGCGACAGGTAAAAGCGCCGGTCCAGGGCCCGGTCTTTTTACAACTACCATCGGCAAGGATCATTTTCACAGGAACGAGGAACGATGGCGCTGCCCTGGACATTGCACGGTGACGGAAAAACGGTGGGAGCACACGACGTCGTCGGGCCCCAGCAGCGGCTGACGTGGCCGCGGACGATCGTCATCGGTGCCCAGCACGTCGTGGCGATGTTCGGAGCGACATTCCTCGTTCCGATCCTCACCGACTTCCCGCCGAGCACCACGCTGCTCTTCTCGGGTATCGGCACGCTTCTCTTCCTGCTGATCACCAAGAATAGGCTTCCGAGCTACCTGGGCTCATCGTTCGCGTTCATCGCGCCGATCACCGCGGCCACCGCCTCGGCCGGAATGGGAAGCGCGCTCTTCGGCATCGTCGTCGTGGGCGCCATGCTGG from Leifsonia psychrotolerans encodes:
- a CDS encoding NCS2 family permease, which encodes MKARFDTYFEISTRGSTWGREFRGGLVTFVTMAYIVILNPLILGGFSADQAAVDVVGNWLPNAQVAAVTALTAGVMTILFGAIARLPFGFAAGLGINSFLAVSVVHQVTWPEAMGLVVINGLIIVLLASTGLRAMIFTAVPQQLKIAITVGIGMFIAFIGLVDSGFVRATGANSPPVQLGDNGSVVSLPTATFVLGLIIIGVLMARKVKAALLIGIVTTTIVAVILEAIFTVGPSLGTNPDGWNLNAPVLPNQIVSLPDLSLVGQVSFGAFERIGVLAAVMLVFTLVFTNFFDAMGTMTGLANESGLADKNGNFPRLKSALIVEGVGAVAGGAASASSNTVFVESAAGIGDGARTGFANIITGVLFLGAMFFTPLTQIVPLEVAGAALVIVGALMVSQIRFIDFSEFSIVLPVFLTIVIMPLTYSIANGIGAGFVSYVLVRSLSGKASGISPLLWVVAAGFLVFFVRGPIEGWIGG